TAGGGATTCAACTCGACGTCTTCAAGCATCTTCTTGACTAGAAACTGCAACTCGATCTATCTACTCCGAACTCACTCCCGTTGGTGTCAACCCCGCCTCGTCTCGCGCATCTAGGCCTGCTCCTGCTTTTGTCAAAAGCTCAACACTTGCAGAGCAGTCGATACGACATGCCAATTGCAACGGAGTTGATCCAGTGTTATCAGTTTGACCCAGCTGATATTCCAGCTCTCCAGAAGCGCGGTAATGGTCCAGCAAGAGGCCGACAATGGTACCTTGgccagctgccgcagcaATATGCAGCAGACCTTTTCCATCATTGGTGCGTGCGGTTGTCGAAACACCCATTGTTATGAGCTTCCATGCGAGCACCTTCGAATTAGCAGCAGCCAGATGGATTGGCTGGTACCCTTCCTTATTTTTCACATGGCAAGCTTTGCCTTCATCGATGGATAGAAGATAATCAGCAGTCTCCCGGCCTGGCGACTGGTCCCATTCCTCGCAAGGAAAGTCAAGCCGCGTCGCGCACAACGCATGTAACGGCGTGTTCCCCATGTGGTCTCGATGCATGCTGGTCAACCCAGCGTCCATGAACCATCTCACTTCTTCCAGAACAGCATTCCCCTGTCGCACAGCCCATCCCTTCAAGATGGCATGCAATGCTGTTTCCCCTGCATTGTTGACGAGGGAGGTATTGGTTCCCGATGGCATTCATATGGGATGACGCAGGGGTATCAGGCGAGGTGCGGTTGTCTCGACGGCCCAATTCGAGTTGGAATCAGACTTCGTTCTGGCATTGTTCTCCAACTCGATGTATATTCTGAGTTATACGTGCTTCGAAATC
Above is a window of Aspergillus puulaauensis MK2 DNA, chromosome 2, nearly complete sequence DNA encoding:
- a CDS encoding ankyrin repeat domain-containing protein (COG:M;~EggNog:ENOG410PKI0;~InterPro:IPR002110,IPR036770,IPR020683;~PFAM:PF12796;~go_function: GO:0005515 - protein binding [Evidence IEA]), whose translation is MPSGTNTSLVNNAGETALHAILKGWAVRQGNAVLEEVRWFMDAGLTSMHRDHMGNTPLHALCATRLDFPCEEWDQSPGRETADYLLSIDEGKACHVKNKEGYQPIHLAAANSKVLAWKLITMGVSTTARTNDGKGLLHIAAAAGQGTIVGLLLDHYRASGELEYQLGQTDNTGSTPLQLACRIDCSASVELLTKAGAGLDARDEAGLTPTGVSSE